In Leptodesmis sichuanensis A121, the following are encoded in one genomic region:
- the typA gene encoding translational GTPase TypA — translation MTLPIRNVAIIAHVDHGKTTLVDALLKQAGTFREGEDVPDCVMDSNDLERERGITILAKNTAVRYKDTLINIVDTPGHADFGGEVERVLGMVDGCLLIVDANEGPMPQTRFVLKKALEKGLRPIVLVNKIDRPQADPHGAIDKVLDLFLELGADDDQCEFPYLFASGLAGFAIDHLEDEPIDMQPLFEAFLRHVPPPVGDPTAPLQLQVTTLDYSEYLGRIVIGRIHNGVIRMGQQAALVTESGAIVKAKISKLMGFEGLKRIDIEEASAGHIVAVAGFADANIGETITCPNEPRALPLIKVDEPTLQMTFSVNDSPFAGQEGQFVTSRQVRDRLMRELETNVALRVEETDSPDKLLVSGRGELHLGILIETMRREGYEFQVSQPQVIYREVSGQPCEPYETLVLDVPEDAAGGCIERLGQRKAEMQDMQVGGNGRTQLEFIVPARGLIGFRGEFMRLTRGDGIMNHSFLDYRPIVGDIEARRNGVLISFEEGTATFYAMKNAEDRGIFFITPGTKVYKGMIVGEHNRPQDLEINVCKTKQLTNHRASSGEELVQLQAPMEMSLERALEYIGPDELLEITPQSIRLRKNARAKKLAKR, via the coding sequence ATGACCCTGCCAATTCGCAATGTTGCGATTATTGCCCACGTTGACCACGGTAAAACCACCCTTGTAGATGCCCTGTTGAAGCAGGCGGGTACCTTCCGCGAGGGAGAAGACGTTCCAGACTGCGTGATGGATTCTAACGATCTGGAACGGGAACGGGGAATTACCATTCTGGCCAAAAATACCGCCGTTCGTTACAAAGACACCCTGATTAATATTGTGGATACTCCTGGCCACGCCGATTTTGGCGGCGAAGTGGAGCGAGTATTGGGCATGGTGGATGGGTGCCTGCTAATCGTGGATGCGAACGAAGGCCCGATGCCCCAAACCCGCTTTGTTTTGAAAAAAGCGCTGGAAAAGGGCTTGCGTCCGATCGTCCTGGTCAATAAGATCGACCGTCCCCAGGCAGATCCCCACGGCGCGATCGATAAAGTACTGGATCTGTTCCTGGAACTGGGAGCCGATGACGACCAGTGTGAATTCCCCTATTTGTTTGCCTCTGGACTGGCGGGATTTGCGATCGACCATCTGGAAGACGAACCCATCGATATGCAACCCCTGTTTGAAGCCTTCCTGCGGCACGTTCCCCCACCCGTGGGCGATCCCACCGCGCCCCTGCAACTCCAAGTCACAACGCTGGATTACTCAGAATATCTGGGCCGGATTGTGATTGGACGCATTCACAATGGGGTAATTCGGATGGGGCAACAGGCGGCTCTGGTGACTGAATCCGGAGCGATCGTCAAAGCCAAAATCAGTAAATTGATGGGATTTGAGGGACTGAAGCGAATTGATATTGAAGAAGCCTCCGCAGGCCATATTGTGGCGGTCGCTGGATTTGCCGATGCCAATATTGGGGAAACCATTACCTGCCCCAATGAACCGCGTGCCCTACCGCTGATCAAGGTTGATGAACCCACCCTACAGATGACCTTCTCGGTGAATGATTCCCCCTTTGCCGGACAGGAAGGCCAATTTGTCACCTCCCGGCAGGTGCGCGATCGGCTGATGCGAGAACTGGAAACCAACGTGGCCTTGCGGGTGGAAGAAACCGATTCTCCCGATAAGCTCCTGGTTTCCGGACGGGGTGAACTGCACCTGGGCATCCTGATTGAAACCATGCGGCGAGAAGGCTATGAGTTTCAGGTTTCCCAACCGCAGGTGATTTATCGGGAAGTCAGCGGCCAACCCTGTGAGCCTTACGAAACCCTGGTGCTGGATGTTCCAGAAGATGCTGCAGGGGGTTGTATTGAGCGATTAGGCCAGCGCAAAGCAGAAATGCAAGATATGCAGGTTGGTGGCAATGGCCGTACCCAACTGGAGTTTATTGTGCCAGCACGGGGCTTAATTGGCTTCCGGGGTGAGTTTATGCGGCTGACCCGGGGCGACGGCATCATGAATCACAGCTTTTTGGACTACCGTCCGATCGTCGGTGATATTGAAGCCCGCCGCAACGGTGTGCTGATTTCCTTTGAGGAAGGTACAGCCACCTTCTACGCCATGAAGAATGCGGAAGATCGGGGTATCTTCTTCATCACTCCTGGCACCAAGGTCTATAAAGGCATGATTGTCGGTGAACACAATCGGCCTCAAGACCTGGAAATTAACGTCTGCAAGACCAAGCAGTTAACCAACCACCGGGCTTCCAGTGGGGAAGAACTGGTACAACTGCAAGCACCGATGGAAATGAGCCTGGAACGGGCACTGGAGTACATCGG